A single window of Nicotiana sylvestris chromosome 5, ASM39365v2, whole genome shotgun sequence DNA harbors:
- the LOC104236546 gene encoding B-type cell cycle switch protein ccs52B, whose protein sequence is MESRRKSGINLPPTMSETTLRLDAFSSPPSSKLRSRTSNLGSPMSNRSPRTISNLSSSPSSKSATCSDRFIPCRSSSRLHTFGLVEKASPVKEGSGGTNNDAYSRLLKSELFGSDFGCFSSPAGGSPMSPSKNMLRFKTENSGPNSPYSPSVLGHDTSLSNEVSTPPKPPRKVPKTPHKVLDAPALQDDFYLNLVDWSSQNVLAVGLGTCVYLWTASNSRVTKLCDLGPTDSVCSVQWTREGSYISIGTSLGQVQVWDATQCKKVRTLGGHQTRTGVLAWSSRILSSGSRDRNILQHDIRVPSDFVSKFVGHKSEVCGLKWSHDDRELASGGNDNQLLVWNLRSQQPVLKLTEHNAAVKAIAWSPHQCGLLASGGGTADRCIRFWNTTNGNQLNHVDTGSQVCNLAWSRNVNEIVSTHGYSQNQIMVWKYPSMSKVATLTGHSLRVLYLAMSPDGQTIVTGAGDETLRFWNVFPSVKTPAAVKDTGLWSLGRTHIR, encoded by the exons atGGAATCAAGAAGAAAGAGTGGAATTAACCTTCCACCAACAATGTCGGAAACCACTCTTCGGCTTGACGCCTTTTCTTCTCCTCCCAGCTCAAAGCTTCGATCTAGAACAAGCAACTTGGGATCCCCAATGTCCAACAGGTCACCTCGGACTATATCAAACCTGTCATCATCCCCATCATCCAAATCTGCTACTTGCAGTGATAGGTTCATCCCCTGTAGATCTTCGTCGAGGCTACATACTTTTGGGCTGGTAGAGAAGGCGTCTCCTGTCAAGGAGGGATCAGGAGGAACCAACAACGATGCCTACTCCAGATTGTTGAAATCTGAGCTTTTTGGGTCTGATTTTGGTTGTTTTTCTTCTCCTGCAGGTGGTTCCCCAATGAGTCCCAGCAAGAATATGCTGAGGTTCAAGACTGAAAATTCAGGGCCTAATTCTCCTTACTCGCCTTCCGTTTTGGGGCACGACACTTCCCTCTCTAACGAGGTTTCTACCCCTCCTAAACCCCCTAGGAAAGTCCCCAAGACACCCCACaag GTTCTGGATGCACCAGCACTTCAAGATGACTTCTACTTGAACCTAGTTGATTGGTCCTCTCAGAATGTTCTTGCTGTTGGGTTAGGAACATGTGTTTATTTATGGACAGCTTCAAATAGTAGA GTGACAAAGCTGTGCGACTTAGGACCCACTGATAGTGTCTGCTCAGTCCAATGGACCAGGGAGGGATCTTATATATCTATTGGTACAAGTCTTGGGCAAGTTCAG GTTTGGGATGCCACACAATGCAAGAAGGTTAGAACCTTGGGTGGACATCAGACAAGAACAGGAGTTCTTGCATGGAGTTCGCGCATCTTATCTTCTGGTAGCAGAGACAGAAACATCCTTCAGCATGACATTCGCGTTCCTAGTGACTTTGTGAGCAAGTTTGTCGGTCACAAGTCTGAG GTATGTGGACTAAAATGGTCTCATGATGATAGAGAGCTCGCGTCAGGGGGCAATGACAATCAG CTCTTAGTGTGGAATCTGCGGTCCCAGCAACCAGTTTTGAAGCTAACAGAGCACAATGCAGCTGTCAAGGCCATTGCCTGGTCTCCTCACCAATGTGGCCTTCTGGCATCAGGAGGAGGAACTGCTGATCGCTGCATTCGCTTTTGGAACACAACAAATGGCAATCAGTTGAACCATGTGGACACAGGAAGCCAG GTATGCAATCTTGCCTGGAGTAGAAATGTGAATGAGATAGTTAGCACACATGGGTATTCCCAAAACCAAATCATGGTGTGGAAGTATCCATCAATGTCAAAg GTAGCGACTCTAACTGGCCATAGCCTGCGCGTCCTGTATCTTGCCATGTCACCTGATGGACAG ACAATAGTAACTGGAGCAGGAGATGAGACATTGCGcttttggaatgtatttccctcAGTAAAAACTCCT GCAGCAGTGAAGGACACGGGACTTTGGTCTTTAGGCAGGACGCACATACGGTGA